The genome window ATTATAGAAAGTTGACCCCCAAGAATTGTATAAACGATAAATACAGTTCCACTTAATAAAACCCCTTGAACATAGTTAAGTGATGAAAGGATAGTAACTATCTTGGCAGCCCCCATTATTTGTGAGGCAACAACCCCAAGCCAAGCTATTGGAATTATAAAAGAAGATATTCTTTGGACTTCCTCTCCATAAAAAGTTCCAAGCATACTAGGAAGATTGTATCCGTGGAAATTTTTAATATATTTTATCAGTGGATAAAGACAAAGCAGACCAAAACTAGCACACACCAATAGCCAAATCCCTGCCCAACCGCTCACATAAGCAAAATCTACGCTACCGATTATAGCAGAACTACCAAGGATTGATGCAAGCAAACTTCCTGACACTTGTAAAACCCCTGCATTTTTACCTGCAACAAAGAAATCCTTATCATCTTTGACCTTTTTAAATGATAAAATCCCTATGACAACAACGATTAAAAAATAAAAAAATAACAACATCTCTTTCATAAAATCTCTCCCTTTCTTAAATAACAATTACCAAATCTTTTATTATTCTAGCACAGAAAATATATTTATGTTACCTTTAATTTTTTTTAGGTTAACATTTTGCTTTTCGTTAAAATGTAATGTTATCTTTGGTAAATACAAATAAATTGACTATTCTAATTAAAAAGAGTATAATGATTTAATAGTGATTTGACTGTTTGGTCAAAAATTTAATTTTGTTATTTTATATTAACGAGGTGTCTATGAAAAAGAAAATTTTGGCTCTGTTTTTTTCTTTTCTACTGATAGGTTGCTCCAATAATCAAGAGAAAAAGCCAGAAGAAAAAATTGCTACTCTTACTGGAAAAGATTATTTAAAGCAATATGGTTCTTCTATATCCTTAGAAGAGGCGATACAAATAGCTAGAGAGAGAAACTTGGATATTAAAACTAAAAGGTTAGAGAGAGAAGTGGCTAGTCTTGATAGAAAGATAGCTTTTGGAAATTTCTTGCCCTCTATAAATGTAATGGGTGGTTATACTAAGCTCGATAATCAAGTGGACATTGGTATGGATACTAGCTCTTTAAAAAATGGTTTAGCAGGTGCTTTAGGTAGTCTTGGTCTACCTCCACAAGCACTGGGAGTTTTAGGAAATTTAATCCCCAATACCCTTTCAACAAGACTGATTGACGAGTCTTTTTATACTTATGGTGTAGGTGTACAAATGCCAGTCTTTGTTCCGTCAACTTGGTTTTTATACAGTGCTAGAAAAAAAGGTGAAAAGATAAGTGAGCTAGCTGAAAACTTAACTGATAAGATGATACAACTTCAGATTATGGGAGAATATTTTTATATCCTTGCTCTACAATCAGAGAGAGATTATCTTGTAAATCAGTTAAATTCCGCAAAAGAGATAGAGAAAAAAGCTCGTATTTCCCTAAAAGTTCAAGGGATTTTACCTTGGGAGCTAGATAAAGCAAAAACTTTGGTAAAAGCTAGAGAACTTTCCCTTAATAATAACGAGAGAGATCTAAAGATTGCCAAGATGAACCTTATGAAAAGTCTAAATCTAAATCCATTAGATGATATAGTTATAGAAGATATCTCTATCACTCAAAAGGAGATACCTACTCTAGAGGATTGTATCTACGAGGCTATTTCACAGAACGAAATATTAAAAATCTCTGATACTGCCAGTGGAGTAAGTAGTGACATTAAAAAGATTGCTATCTCTAATTTCTTGCCAAAAGTTATCTTAGGTGGGGGATATATAGAGAACAATAACGATATATTCTTAGATTCAAGTGTAGGATTTGGAAATATAAGCGGAGTTCTTAGCATATTCAATGGATTTAAAAATATAAACGAATATAAAAAAGCTGTAAGGAGAGAAAATATCTCTCAAATGAAAGTTGAAAAGGAATTTTTGACAGTTATAATAGAAACTTCCAGAGCTTATAACAATGTAGAAAAGGCTCGTGAGCTATGTGAGATAGCTGACCTTAACTACAAAGCTGAAAGTGGCAGAATAAAACAAAAAAGTTCTGAAAAGAAAGTTGGAATGATAGGGGAAGATGAATATTTAAGCTCCCTTTCATCATATGATGAGGCTTTTAGTATGAAGAAAAAAGCAGATTTTCAATATCAAATGGCTCTTGGAGCTTTAAGCATTGCAATGGGTAAAAATCCCTTTGTCAAAGGAGGAAATTAATCTATGAAACTAAAATTTTTATTACTAATATTATCTATTTGCATTGTTGGTTGTGGAAAAGAGAAAGAAACTATCATAAGACCTGTGGAAACAATCACTGCCAAGATGTCAGTGGAAAATACAAAATCACAATATCCTGCTGTGGTAGCTCCAGAGAAAGAGGCTTTGCTTTCATTTAGAGTGGCAGGACCTGTTGAGGAGTTTAATGTGGAGATAGGAAGTTTTGTAAGCAGTGGTTCTGTTATAGCAAAACTAGACGAGAGAGATTATAATCTTCAGTTAGAGGCTTTTAAAAATAAAGAACTAGCAGGTAAAAACTCTTATGAGGCAACAAAGGCTGTGGCTGAAAATGCTAGAAAACAATTTGTAAGGGTAGAAACTCTATATAGAGAAAAAGCTATTCCAAAAAAATCTTATGACGAAGTTTTGGCAGGAGTAAAGGCTAGCAAAGCCAAAGAACTAGCAACATTTGCTGTATATCAAGAGGCAATGCAAGGTAGAATAAACTGTGAAAACCAACTTAAAGATACAAGCCTAATAGCTCCGTATGACGGATATATCAAGAAAAAATTTGTTGATGTAGGGTCAGTTGTTGGGGCAGGGATACCTGTTGTATCAATAGCTTCAGTGGGAAATCACAAGATAAAAATAAATATTTCAGAAAATGATTTGGAAAAATTTAATGATGTAAAAGAGGCAAACTTTGTTTATAACGACAAAAAATATCCTCTAAAACTAGAAGAAGTAGGGCAAGTAAAAGGGGCAACAAATACAACTTATCCAGTAACATTTTCTTTTATAGAAGAAAACAATATCCCGATAGATTCACAAGGTAGTGTAGATGTTACTTTTGCCGAGGAGGGAAAAAATGGGATACTGGTTCCTTGTGAGGCTCTATTTGAAAAAGATGGAAAGGTAAATATTTGGATTTATAAAGATGGGCAAGTAACTTCAAAAGAGGTAAAAATCATAAGACCTTACTATGACGGACAAGTTATTATATCTGGAGCAAGTTCTGGAGAAAAAATAGTTACAAAGGGTGTTCACGAATTGTCAGAGGGGCAAAAAGTAAATCTTTTAGAGCCTTTTAGCAAGACAAATGTCGGAGAAGTATTATAGAGGTGTCCTATGAAATTTATAGATTATTCAATTAAAAATACAATCGTTGTAAGGTTTATGGTAATACTACTTGTGATTGGTGGGCTTTTCTCATATATGAAGCTCGGAAAATTGGAAGACCCAGAGTTTAAGATAAAAGAGGCTCTTGTAGTTACACTTTATCCTAATGCCGACGCTCACAGTGTAGAACTACAAGTAACTACCAAGATAGAGGAGGCTCTACAAAAAATCCCTAATATAGAGTTTCTTCAAAGTACATCAAAGCCGGGATATTCCCAAGTTAAGATAAAATTAAAAGAGTCTGTACCAAGTAAAGATTTGGAACAATACTGGGATAAACTTAGAAAAAAAATAAATGACTCTCGTATAAACCTACCAATAGGAGCTTTGCCACCTGTTGTTTTAGATGACTACGGAGCAGTTTATGGAATATTTTTGGCAGTTACAAGTGACGGATATAGTTATTCGGAGCTTAAAAAATACACAGAATATATAACAAAAGAGTTAAACTCTATAAATGGAATTGCCCAAGTTACGCAGTTTGGAAAACCAACTGACGCCATAGAGATAATTATCGACAGAGATAAAGTAAACTCAATGGGACTTAATACAAAACTTATAGCCACATCACTTATCTCAGAAAATCTTATCACTGGTGGTGGGACTATTGATTATGGAAGTTTACGTGTAAATCTAAAACTTAATAACAAGATAAATAGTACAGAAAAACTAGAAAATCTTATTATATTTTCTAAAAAACTACCTGACGGAAATGACGAAATAATCCGTCTTAAAGATATTGCAAAAATAGAGAGAGGTTATGTAGAGCCAATCTCTCAAAAAATGTATTTCAATGGTCAGATGTCAATGGGAATCTCCCTTTCTCCAGAAAGTGGAACAAACATTGTTAACACTGGTAAGGTCATTGACGAAAAAATTATAGAATTAAAAGAAAAATTACCAGTTGGTATCGATATTAAGAAAGTTTATTATCAACCAGACTTGGTAACCTCAGCTATAAATAACTTTATATTAAACCTTATTATGTCAGTTATAACTGTTGTTGGGATTTTACTTTTGACAATGGGTATGAGAAGTGGTTTGATAATCGGAGCAAACTTAGTTTTATCAATCTTGGGAACTTTGATTTTTATGCTAGCAATGAAGATTGATATGCAAAGGGTTTCTCTTGGGTCATTTATAATTGCAATGGGTATGCTTGTTGATAACTCAATCGTTATTGTTGACGGAGTTTTGGTCAGAAGAAACCAAGGTATGAGTATGGAAGATGCTCTTTCGGAATCTACTCATAAACCTGCTCTGCCACTTTTGGGAGCTACATTTATCGCAGCCATTGCCTTTTTGCCTGCATATTTAATGGCAAGTTATACTGGAGAATATGTAAGTTCATCTTTCTGGGTAATTGGAATATCTCTAATGCTTAGTTGGGTGCTTTGCCTTACACAGACACCAGTTTACTGCAAGTTATATCTTGAGAATGAGCCTATAAAAGAGCCAAGTGAGAGAGAAAAGAAATTTTATTCAAAAGTTCATAGTCTCTTAGAATATCTACTTGATAGAAAAAAATCAACACTTTCATTTATGGCTATGGCACTTTTTGTGTCTGGTGTAATATTTATGCAGATACCAAAAACATTCTTCCCTGACTCTGATAAAAAAGGTTTCACTATCTCACTTTGGGCACCAGAGGGAAGTAAGATAGAAGTCGTAGAAAAAGCCACTAACGAGCTTGGAAAATATCTAAGTGAAAATAAAAATGTTACAAACGTAGTGGAAACAATCGGTTCTTCTCCAGCTAGATATTATGTGTGTACTATACCAGAGCTACCAAATCCAGCCTATGGAGAGATTATTGTAAGCGTAGATAAACTAAAAAATCTAGAAACTGTAGCAAACTCAGCTCTTGATTATGCTAATAAAAATCTTGCAGGAATAGTTGTAGGAGCTAAAAAATATCCAAACGGTGTACCTACACAATATCCTATCGAGATAGCTTTTTCAGGACAAGATCCTAAAATTTTAAGGGATTTAGCTAACGAGGCTATGGAGATTATCAAAAAACACCCTGATGTATCAAATGTTAAAACTGACTGGAGAAATAAAATTCTTACTTGGAATGGAGATTATTCGCAGTCCAAAGGGCTTAGAGGAAATATCACTCCTATTGATGTAACAACTGGGCTTATGAGAACTACAACAGGTATGCCAATAGGAAAAATAGAGGAAAATGATAATTCTTTAGCTGTAATTTTAAAAGAAACAAAAGATAGCTCTAATGATATAAACGATATTGGACAAACTCCAATTTGGGGAGCTACTCTAAAATCAGAGCCACTGTCTGGAGTTTTAAATAAAGAGTTTTTATCCTTTGAAGAGGGGCAAATCTGGAGAAGAAATCGTGTGAGAACTATAACTGTCCAATGTGATGTGCCTATGGGAGTTATTGCAGAGGAAGTAAGGAGAGATTTTAAAGAGGAGATTGAAAATATAAAATTACCAAAAGGTTATACTATGACTTGGTTTGGAGAACACCACGAGCAAGTTAAAAACTTTATAGCACTGATGTCTGAAGTGCCACTAACACTTATTATAATGTTTACTATCTGTGTTCTTCTATTTGCAAGTGTAAAAATCCCTATGATTATTTTTTCAGCTCTACCATTTGCAATGATTGGTATCGCTCCGGGGCTTTTCTTGACTGGAAAAAGTTTTGGATTTATGTCAACAATCGGTTTTGTATC of Fusobacterium perfoetens contains these proteins:
- a CDS encoding efflux RND transporter permease subunit, which produces MKFIDYSIKNTIVVRFMVILLVIGGLFSYMKLGKLEDPEFKIKEALVVTLYPNADAHSVELQVTTKIEEALQKIPNIEFLQSTSKPGYSQVKIKLKESVPSKDLEQYWDKLRKKINDSRINLPIGALPPVVLDDYGAVYGIFLAVTSDGYSYSELKKYTEYITKELNSINGIAQVTQFGKPTDAIEIIIDRDKVNSMGLNTKLIATSLISENLITGGGTIDYGSLRVNLKLNNKINSTEKLENLIIFSKKLPDGNDEIIRLKDIAKIERGYVEPISQKMYFNGQMSMGISLSPESGTNIVNTGKVIDEKIIELKEKLPVGIDIKKVYYQPDLVTSAINNFILNLIMSVITVVGILLLTMGMRSGLIIGANLVLSILGTLIFMLAMKIDMQRVSLGSFIIAMGMLVDNSIVIVDGVLVRRNQGMSMEDALSESTHKPALPLLGATFIAAIAFLPAYLMASYTGEYVSSSFWVIGISLMLSWVLCLTQTPVYCKLYLENEPIKEPSEREKKFYSKVHSLLEYLLDRKKSTLSFMAMALFVSGVIFMQIPKTFFPDSDKKGFTISLWAPEGSKIEVVEKATNELGKYLSENKNVTNVVETIGSSPARYYVCTIPELPNPAYGEIIVSVDKLKNLETVANSALDYANKNLAGIVVGAKKYPNGVPTQYPIEIAFSGQDPKILRDLANEAMEIIKKHPDVSNVKTDWRNKILTWNGDYSQSKGLRGNITPIDVTTGLMRTTTGMPIGKIEENDNSLAVILKETKDSSNDINDIGQTPIWGATLKSEPLSGVLNKEFLSFEEGQIWRRNRVRTITVQCDVPMGVIAEEVRRDFKEEIENIKLPKGYTMTWFGEHHEQVKNFIALMSEVPLTLIIMFTICVLLFASVKIPMIIFSALPFAMIGIAPGLFLTGKSFGFMSTIGFVSLSGMMIKNMIVLVDEINYEINILKKDKFTALVDSAVSRMRSVALAALTTILGMIPLLWDPLYGDMAATIIFGLFVSTVLTLFVFPVGYGLFYNIKRNK
- a CDS encoding efflux RND transporter periplasmic adaptor subunit; its protein translation is MKLKFLLLILSICIVGCGKEKETIIRPVETITAKMSVENTKSQYPAVVAPEKEALLSFRVAGPVEEFNVEIGSFVSSGSVIAKLDERDYNLQLEAFKNKELAGKNSYEATKAVAENARKQFVRVETLYREKAIPKKSYDEVLAGVKASKAKELATFAVYQEAMQGRINCENQLKDTSLIAPYDGYIKKKFVDVGSVVGAGIPVVSIASVGNHKIKINISENDLEKFNDVKEANFVYNDKKYPLKLEEVGQVKGATNTTYPVTFSFIEENNIPIDSQGSVDVTFAEEGKNGILVPCEALFEKDGKVNIWIYKDGQVTSKEVKIIRPYYDGQVIISGASSGEKIVTKGVHELSEGQKVNLLEPFSKTNVGEVL
- a CDS encoding TolC family protein; protein product: MKKKILALFFSFLLIGCSNNQEKKPEEKIATLTGKDYLKQYGSSISLEEAIQIARERNLDIKTKRLEREVASLDRKIAFGNFLPSINVMGGYTKLDNQVDIGMDTSSLKNGLAGALGSLGLPPQALGVLGNLIPNTLSTRLIDESFYTYGVGVQMPVFVPSTWFLYSARKKGEKISELAENLTDKMIQLQIMGEYFYILALQSERDYLVNQLNSAKEIEKKARISLKVQGILPWELDKAKTLVKARELSLNNNERDLKIAKMNLMKSLNLNPLDDIVIEDISITQKEIPTLEDCIYEAISQNEILKISDTASGVSSDIKKIAISNFLPKVILGGGYIENNNDIFLDSSVGFGNISGVLSIFNGFKNINEYKKAVRRENISQMKVEKEFLTVIIETSRAYNNVEKARELCEIADLNYKAESGRIKQKSSEKKVGMIGEDEYLSSLSSYDEAFSMKKKADFQYQMALGALSIAMGKNPFVKGGN